One stretch of Punica granatum isolate Tunisia-2019 chromosome 5, ASM765513v2, whole genome shotgun sequence DNA includes these proteins:
- the LOC116209544 gene encoding uncharacterized protein LOC116209544 → MGSLFFKLRHPLLHQLQFKKVEPLASSSSSFSRRFKSSSLTWLFSSSSGAEIEKEYTQSQSQNQSLTQEELASINLLIPRLCFINQLATAIRLISAALLLPHPPPLHSLSLPVLIHSLSSQPDLSLSASLLTRLQRSSPPQLTPVATLLIVYYLKNRRPRDALQLFDDWLMRPGSSSCLPHPASSGLLLGAFCRNGMVFEALKVLSAMLASNVIPGSNLRRSLHRSLLREARIAEAVELDRALAKASSDRTGGGKREAALLLDRIFRDWTE, encoded by the coding sequence ATGGGTTCCCTTTTCTTCAAGCTTCGTCATCCTCTGCTTCACCAGCTACAGTTTAAGAAGGTTGAGCCCCtcgcctcctcctcctcctccttctctcGACGATTCAAGTCATCATCATTGACTTggctcttctcttcttcctctggaGCTGAAATCGAAAAAGAGTATACTCAGTCTCAGAGTCAGAATCAGAGTCTAACCCAGGAGGAGTTGGCCAGCATTAACCTCCTCATCCCCCGCCTGTGCTTCATCAACCAGCTCGCCACTGCCATCCGCCTCATCTCCGCTGCGCTTCTCCTCCCACATCCACCCCCTCTCcactccctctccctccccgTCCTCATTCACTCCCTCTCCTCCCAACCCGACTTATCCCTCTCCGCTTCCCTCCTTACTCGGCTCCAACGCTCCTCTCCACCTCAGCTCACCCCAGTTGCCACACTTCTCATCGTTTACTACCTCAAGAACCGCAGGCCCCGCGACGCCCTCCAGCTGTTCGACGATTGGTTGATGAGACCGGGCTCTTCTTCGTGCCTGCCCCACCCTGCATCCTCTGGACTTCTGCTGGGTGCTTTCTGTCGGAATGGGATGGTGTTCGAAGCTCTCAAGGTATTGAGTGCCATGCTGGCTTCGAATGTCATCCCCGGCAGCAATCTGAGGAGGTCCCTCCACAGGAGTTTGCTGAGGGAAGCTAGGATTGCAGAAGCCGTGGAACTGGATCGGGCTTTAGCCAAAGCTTCATCTGACCGCACCGGTGGTGGCAAGAGAGAGGCTGCGCTGCTGCTGGATCGTATCTTCAGAGATTGGACTGAATGA
- the LOC116207696 gene encoding protein PLASTID TRANSCRIPTIONALLY ACTIVE 14 isoform X1, which produces MALSVPLPHRNHSVSTVSQQLRASRQQWQAVPLGRRGRSCYFQSNSRSNFPPIRAAAVEAPTFPLFQPLQAEESPSELEPADPDFYKIGFVRSMRAYGIEFKEGPEGFGVYASKDVEPLRRARVIMEIPLELMLTVSKKLPWMFFPDIIPIGHPIFDIINSTDPEKDWDLRLACLLLYAFDKQDNFWQLYGDFLPSADECTSLLLATEEDLLELQDEALASTMRQQQKRALEFWEKNWHNGVPLKIKRLARDPERFIWAVSVAQSRCIDMQMRIGALVQDANMLIPYADMLNHSFQPNCFLHWRFKDRMLEVMINAGQRIKKGDEMTINYMCGQKNNMFMQRYGFSSAANPWDVIEFSGNARIHLESFLSAFNISGLPQEYYHNSHLSSLGGGDTFVDGAILAAARTLPTWSDRDVPPIPSLERKAAKELQEEGQKMLLAFPTTSQQDQKILDSMPEARRTLVSAIKYRLHRKLYIEKVIQAQDMYQELILY; this is translated from the exons ATGGCGCTTTCCGTTCCTCTTCCTCATCGGAATCACTCTGTCAGCACTGTCTCTCAg CAATTGCGTGCCTCACGCCAACAGTGGCAAGCGGTGCCCTTGGGACGACGGGGACGCAGCTGCTACTTCCAAAGTAACAGTCGGTCCAACTTCCCGCCCATTAGAGCCGCTGCGGTTGAGGCACCCACTTTCCCGCTCTTTCAACCTCTCCAGGCTGAAGAATCGCCATCCGAG TTGGAGCCCGCGGACCCAGATTTCTATAAGATAGGATTTGTTCGGAGCATGCGAGCTTATGGGATAGAGTTTAAGGAAGGGCCTGAAGGATTTGGAGTGTATGCCTCCAAAGATGTCGAGCCACTTCGCCGTGCTAGG GTAATCATGGAAATTCCCCTGGAACTGATGTTAACTGTTAGTAAGAAGCTCCCCTGGATGTTCTTCCCAGACATAATACCTATTGGCCATCCCATTTTTGACATTATCAACTCCACCGATCCAGAG AAAGATTGGGATTTGAGGTTGGCATGTCTGCTTCTATATGCATTTGACAAGCAGGATAACTTCTGGCAATTATATGGGGACTTTTTGCCTAGTGCAGATGAGTGCACTAGCCTGCTTCTAGCAACAGAG GAGGATCTCTTGGAGCTGCAAGATGAAGCACTCGCTTCAACTATGAGACAACAACAAAAACGAGCCTTAGAATTTTGGGAGAAGAATTGG CATAATGGCGTGCCCCTTAAAATTAAGCGTCTTGCTCGTGATCCTGAGAGGTTCATCTGGGCAGTTAGTGTGGCACAATCAAGATGTATAGACATGCAAATGAGGATCGGGGCCCTAGTACAGGATGCAAATATGCTGATTCCTTATGCtg ACATGCTCAACCATTCCTTTCAACCCAATTGTTTTCTACACTGGCGTTTTAAGGATCGCATGCTTGAGGTGATGATAAATGCTGGTCAACGAATAAAAAAGGGTGATGAG ATGACTATCAATTACATGTGCGGACAAAAAAACAATATGTTCATGCAAAGATATGGCTTTTCATCAGCAGCA AATCCCTGGGATGTGATCGAGTTTTCAGGCAATGCACGCATTCATCTGGAATCGTTCCTGTCAGCCTTCAATATTTCAGGCCTTCCCCAAGAATATTACCATAACA GTCATCTATCTAGCCTTGGCGGTGGAGATACTTTTGTAGATGGAGCCATCCTAGCTGCTGCAAGGACTTTACCAACTTGGTCTGACAGGGATGTTCCGCCGATCCCCAGCTTAGAGAGAAAAGCAGCGAAAGAGCTGCAAGAAGAGGGCCAGAAGATGCTCTTAGCATTTCCTACTACGTCCCAGCAAGACCAGAAAATCCTAG ACTCAATGCCAGAAGCGAGGAGAACACTCGTAAGCGCAATCAA GTATAGGTTGCACCGGAAGCTGTATATAGAGAAGGTCATTCAGGCGCAGGACATGTACCAGGAGTTGATCTTGTATTAA
- the LOC116207696 gene encoding protein PLASTID TRANSCRIPTIONALLY ACTIVE 14 isoform X2, translating to MRAYGIEFKEGPEGFGVYASKDVEPLRRARVIMEIPLELMLTVSKKLPWMFFPDIIPIGHPIFDIINSTDPEKDWDLRLACLLLYAFDKQDNFWQLYGDFLPSADECTSLLLATEEDLLELQDEALASTMRQQQKRALEFWEKNWHNGVPLKIKRLARDPERFIWAVSVAQSRCIDMQMRIGALVQDANMLIPYADMLNHSFQPNCFLHWRFKDRMLEVMINAGQRIKKGDEMTINYMCGQKNNMFMQRYGFSSAANPWDVIEFSGNARIHLESFLSAFNISGLPQEYYHNSHLSSLGGGDTFVDGAILAAARTLPTWSDRDVPPIPSLERKAAKELQEEGQKMLLAFPTTSQQDQKILDSMPEARRTLVSAIKYRLHRKLYIEKVIQAQDMYQELILY from the exons ATGCGAGCTTATGGGATAGAGTTTAAGGAAGGGCCTGAAGGATTTGGAGTGTATGCCTCCAAAGATGTCGAGCCACTTCGCCGTGCTAGG GTAATCATGGAAATTCCCCTGGAACTGATGTTAACTGTTAGTAAGAAGCTCCCCTGGATGTTCTTCCCAGACATAATACCTATTGGCCATCCCATTTTTGACATTATCAACTCCACCGATCCAGAG AAAGATTGGGATTTGAGGTTGGCATGTCTGCTTCTATATGCATTTGACAAGCAGGATAACTTCTGGCAATTATATGGGGACTTTTTGCCTAGTGCAGATGAGTGCACTAGCCTGCTTCTAGCAACAGAG GAGGATCTCTTGGAGCTGCAAGATGAAGCACTCGCTTCAACTATGAGACAACAACAAAAACGAGCCTTAGAATTTTGGGAGAAGAATTGG CATAATGGCGTGCCCCTTAAAATTAAGCGTCTTGCTCGTGATCCTGAGAGGTTCATCTGGGCAGTTAGTGTGGCACAATCAAGATGTATAGACATGCAAATGAGGATCGGGGCCCTAGTACAGGATGCAAATATGCTGATTCCTTATGCtg ACATGCTCAACCATTCCTTTCAACCCAATTGTTTTCTACACTGGCGTTTTAAGGATCGCATGCTTGAGGTGATGATAAATGCTGGTCAACGAATAAAAAAGGGTGATGAG ATGACTATCAATTACATGTGCGGACAAAAAAACAATATGTTCATGCAAAGATATGGCTTTTCATCAGCAGCA AATCCCTGGGATGTGATCGAGTTTTCAGGCAATGCACGCATTCATCTGGAATCGTTCCTGTCAGCCTTCAATATTTCAGGCCTTCCCCAAGAATATTACCATAACA GTCATCTATCTAGCCTTGGCGGTGGAGATACTTTTGTAGATGGAGCCATCCTAGCTGCTGCAAGGACTTTACCAACTTGGTCTGACAGGGATGTTCCGCCGATCCCCAGCTTAGAGAGAAAAGCAGCGAAAGAGCTGCAAGAAGAGGGCCAGAAGATGCTCTTAGCATTTCCTACTACGTCCCAGCAAGACCAGAAAATCCTAG ACTCAATGCCAGAAGCGAGGAGAACACTCGTAAGCGCAATCAA GTATAGGTTGCACCGGAAGCTGTATATAGAGAAGGTCATTCAGGCGCAGGACATGTACCAGGAGTTGATCTTGTATTAA